The DNA sequence GCCGGCAGTGAGGGCGAGCGCAAGGCGATCGCGGCGATTCCGATGGGGCGCCTGGGCACCCCCGACGATGTCGCCGCGGCCGTGGCGTTCCTGCTGTCGGACGATGCGGGGTTCATCACCGGCCACGTCCTCGACGTGGACGGCGGGAGCAGCCTGGGCGGCCGCTGAACAGCCGCGCCCGTCGCCCCACCCGCGGCAACACCTGCAAGCAGCCGCTTGCAAAAGTTAGCAGCATGCGGCAGCATCGACCGCATGGCATCGCTCAACGTCGGCAACCTCGGCGCGTACCTGCGCGAGCAGCGGCGCGGCGCGCAGTTGACGTTGCGTCAGCTTGCCGACGCGGCAGGGGTGTCCAACCCCTACCTCAGCCAGATCGAGCGCGGCCTGCGGAAGCCGAGCGCGGAGATCCTGCAGCAGCTCGCGAAGGCGCTGCGGATCTCGGCGGAGACGCTGTACGTGCAGGCCGGGATCCTCGACGAGCGGGCCCGGGAGGAGGCGGAGGTGCGCAGTGCGATCCTCGCCGACCCCTCGATCACCGAGCGGCAGAAGCAGGTGCTGCTGGACATCTACGACTCGTTCCGCAGGGAGAACGGGCCGAAGGAAGACGACGACGGCAAGCCCTCCGGCTGACCCCTTCCGGGGCGGCCGAAACGCGAGACGGGAGACCCATCGCATGGCCATCACCACCCAGGACATCCGCAAGGCGGCCACCGACACGGCCTACGCCGCGGCCGGTGCCGCGGACCTCGCCGCCGAGAAGCTCGGACAGGTGGTCGCCGAGGCGCCCGGGCGGCTGGAGCAGCTGCGGAAGACCGACCCGAAGGAGCTGGGCGGCCGGGTCGGCAAGCAGGCCAAGGAAGCCCAGGCGCAGGTCACGGCCAAGGTCACCGGGCTCGTCGGGTCCCTCGACGGCGACCTGAAGAAGCTCGGGCAGACCGCGCAGGACCTGGCGCTCCAGGGCGTCGGTCAGGCCGTCGGGCTGGCCGCCCGGGGCGGCGAGACCTTCGAGAAGCTGGCCGAGCGCGGCCGGGAGGCGGTACGGGTCTGGCGCGGCGAGCAGCCCGCCGACGTCGCCGAGATCCCGGTGGCCACCGAGCCGTCCGACGATGCGGAGGCGGCCGGCAAGGAGGAGAAGGAGGCGAAGGCCGCCACGGCGAACCAGGGCGCCAAGGACGACGCCAAGCCCGCCGCCCGCAAGAGCGGCACCAAGCGCACCGCCGCCGCCAAGAAGGCAGACGACACCGACGCCGCCAAGTCCGGGGCGTGACGGGCCGGCGCGCTCGGTAGCGGCGCGCGCGAACGGCCGGGAGTTCCGGGCACCTCCCCCGCCTTCCGGCCGTTCGCCGAGTACGGTGGGCAGCACGGCGGACGGTACGCGGCGCACGGA is a window from the Streptomyces mobaraensis genome containing:
- a CDS encoding helix-turn-helix domain-containing protein — translated: MASLNVGNLGAYLREQRRGAQLTLRQLADAAGVSNPYLSQIERGLRKPSAEILQQLAKALRISAETLYVQAGILDERAREEAEVRSAILADPSITERQKQVLLDIYDSFRRENGPKEDDDGKPSG